The Rhodococcus sp. ABRD24 genome contains the following window.
ACGTGTGAGACGAGGGTTCTGGACGGAATTCCCGATCATCGTGACCACATTCTGGGCCCGGATGAGCGCGACGGTGCCGAGATCATCTTTCCATGTGTTTCCAGGTGTCGAGGCAGCCGACTGAAGCTCGACCTCTGACGGTCGACAGGGATCCACTGCTGTTCGCTTTCGGTCGACACCCAACTGTGCCCGCCCGCACAGAGCGGCTCGATCGTGCTTTCCCGGTGCGCCGCACGCCGGATCGGCACCGCATCTTTCGCCCCGGACATGCGGCCGGTACCCCGCGGCCGCCGGCACGGCTACTCGACGAGAACGTCGCCGAGACTGTCCGCGGCATCACGCAACAAGGAGAGGGAACGGCGTAACCAGCGATCCGACGAGCACCGTTCGGACGGGCCCGCGAGCGTCAGGGAACAGGCGATCTCGCCACCTGCGAAGACTGGAACAGAGATGGCGACCGCTCCGGTGCGGAACTCTCCCCGAGAGACGGTGAATCCGTTTCGCCGCGTAGTTTCTATGAGCTGGGTGAGCTGTTCGGCGCTCGGGGTGTTCGCCGTGTGAGGTGCCATTCTGGCCAGCACGATATCGAGTATCGGTCTCGGGGCGAAGGCGAGGAGTATTCGTTGGCCGGCCCCAGCGTTGAGGGGCAGCAACTCATTGACCCGAAACTCGTGACGATGAGGGTTTGGCGAGGCGACCTGCCTCAGGCAGATTCCCTGTGATCCGGCGCGAATGGCTAGCACCGATGTTTCTGACGTCTGATCGGTTAGATGTCGAAGGCGCTCTGTCCCCGCCGTCACCAGTCTGGTGTTGATGAGGTGATGCCCTGCAATATCCATCAGGCGCCAACCGGGTATGTAGGTGCCCCGTGACTCCTCGATTAGAGCGCGGTCGCGAAGCGAGCGGATATATCTATATACCGTGCTTTGTGGAATTCCTAGCTCCTCCGCGATTTCAGCTACGGTGGTCTGCCCATGCTGCGCGATCGAAATCAGGACATCCAAACCGCGCGCGAACGAGTTCTGTTGCTTGCCGTGCTGATTCTCCATTTGTTCATCCTAATTTTCCGATGGAACTGGCGATTGTCTACTGGAGTTGTTTTTGCCATGCCAGGGACAGCGAACTCCGAACTTGTGTCCGGTCGTGTCGTCCTCGGATTTGGGAGACCCAGCGGATCGGGGCGTACGGTTTCTTCGAAGGGTGACGATTTCGGCGGTTGGACCAGCGCCTCTCTCACCCTGTGGCAATCGCCGTTGGTTCTCCTGCGCTACAGGAATATACATACGAACCTGTGACTTGCACCATAGTTCACTGCTCCCTGAGTGAAAAAAACAGTGAGGAGATACTTGATGGACCCTTCCCCGCTCGCCAGTAGACGTTGGGGCTACCTGATCCCTGTCGTCATGGTGATGTACCTTCTGGCCTACCTGGATCGCGGCAATGTCGCACTCATTCTCCCGTTCATCGGTGACGACCTGCATCTATCCAGTTCCGCCAAGGGAATGATCTCCGGATCGTTCTTTATCGGATACCTCGTTCTGCAGGTCCCGTCAGTACTGATGGCCCGCCGCTGGGGTGCGCGGCCTGTCGTCGCAGTGCTGCTCGTCGCGTGGTCGTTGGCGGCAATCGCATGCGGGTTCGTGCAGAACCAAGAGCAGTTGTACGCGGCTCGATTCGCGCTCGGCGTTTTCGAGGGGGGCGTGCTTCCGGTAATTGTCCTGTTGCTGTCGAGGTGGTTTATCGACAGCGAGCGCAGTCGTGCCAATACGCTGTTCCTCACTTGCATCCCGCTGTCCGCGGTCCTGGCCTCCCCGTTCACCGGCTGGCTGCTCACAATTACGCATTGGCGAACGGTCTTCATCATTGAGGGAGTCATTCCCCTGCTGTGGTTGATCCCGTGGCTTCTGATCGTTCGTGAACGGCCGGTGGAGGCGCGGTGGCTGCCCATCGGCGAGAGCACTCAGGTGCAGTCGAAGATCGACGAGGAGCAACGTGAGAGAGCGTCGAAGTCCATGGTCGGTAACAGCAGCTATCGCGAAGTGTTGCGGAGTCGCACGGTCTGGCAATTGATTGCTGCTTATTTTCTGTGGTTCGGCGGGGCGTACGGCGTAGTCCTGTGGTTGCCCACTGTGATCAAGAATGCGTTGCCGAGCAGTTCTGCCCTGCACATCGGACTCCTCAGCGCGGTCCCCTATGTCGCCGCTTTGGCGGGGATGCTGATAGCAAGTCGCTACACCCACTCGCGGGGATCGGTGCGGCTATGGATCGTCGCTCCCCTGGCCGCCGCTGGGCTGGCGACCATCGCCGGCCAAGCCACATCCAATGTGGTGATTCAACTCGGGCTTCTGTGTGTGGTCGCAACGGGAAGCTATCTTTCATTGGGAACCTATTTGGCGGTGCCCAGTCTGATGTTCCCCGATTCTTTTGCGGGTATCACTGTTGCGGCGATGACCACGTTCGGCAGTATCGGCGGATTTGCGGGTCCCTTTGCAGTCGGTTGGCTGTCGGATGTGAGTGGATCTACCGTGGTCGGATTCTTGGTACTCGGCGGCAGCTTCGTCGTTGCCGCTGTCATAGCCGCGGTCACCATCCCACGAGGGCTGTCGACGAATCCCACCCCGTCGCGAGAGCTAGGGCGAGTCTCCTAGCTTCGGGAGGCGCTCGAGCTGCGTATGGATCGCCGGAAGATCCACGCCTGCAAGGTAGGTCGGGATGAGCTGGGCCTAGGAAAGTGTCCAATGATCATGCCCGGCGTTGTTCAGCAGGCATCGTCAGTCGACCGAGTAGCGGGCACGGGCGGGCCCGCGGTTGGCGTTCGGTCGACCCTCGGCGGAAGGATTTGCCGCGTATGATCAGCAGATGCACTCTGGTGCGCAGGCAGACAAGATTCGAGAGATCGTTGTCGAGGCTCTCGGAACAGTCGCGCCGGAGGTGGATTCCGAACTGCTGGTGCCGGATCAGCCGCTTCGCGATCAGGTCGACCTCGACTCGATGGACTGGTTGAACTTTCTGGTGGGTTTGCGCGCGGCGCTGGGGGTGGACGTGCCGGAATCCGATTACCCCCGTTTGGTGACGCTGGACGATCTGGTTTCCTATTTGCAGGACAAGCAGACTCGGTGACAGCGAGTGGAGTGATGGCCTGACGTCACTCCGGCTCCGCCGGGGGTCGCCGGAAAGGCAACCCCAGTGCCGTCCGCTCGCAGACCCGCACGAGATCGGTCGACGTGACGACCCCGACGATCTGCTCGCCGTCCACGACGGCGAGCAGATCCAGGCCGGGGCGCAGCATTGCGGATGCGGCCACCGTCGCGAGGTGGTCGTCTCGGTGCACGCGGGCCGAGTCCGGCAGCGGCCGTGCAAGCGATCCGATGGTTCCTGCCCGGTCGGCTGCCGATGCGCGGGACAGGTCGCGCAGAGACAGCACGCCCACCGGCCGACCCTGCCGGTCGACCACTGGAAACGTGCGGTGATGCATCGTCGGCAGGACATCGGCGAGGAAGGTGCTCACCTGGTCGTTCGCTTCCGCGACGTCGGGGGAGGTGGTCATGATGTCGCCGACTCGGAGGTCGCCCATCTGGTGGCGCATGGATGCACTGGCCAGCTCTGCATTGGCGGCGGTTCGCAGGAACCAGCCCAGCAGCATCAGCCACAGCCCCGCCCCGCTGCCGAGGAACACGGCCTGCACCGCACCGAGAGCGATCAGGGCGAGCCCGATGGCGCGTCCGCTGCGGGCCGATCCGGCTGCCGCGCTCAGTCGGTCGCCGCTCCTGCGCCAGAGCGCGGCGTGCAGTACGCGACCGCCGTCGAGGGGAGCGCCGGGCAGCAGATTGAACACGGCCAGAACCACATTCGCTGTGCCGAGCCAGGCAATCGATGCCGTGACCACCGGATCGACGTGGGAGTTCAGGACCGTGGCGAGGAGCAATGCGGCGATGCCGATGGTGAGGCTTGTCAGTGGTCCCGAGAGGGCTATCCTCAGCTCCGAACGCGGGTCCGCCGGTTCCCCGCGGAGCTCGGACATCCCCCCGAGCAACCACAGAGTGATGCGCTCCACCGGCACACCGTCCCGCACCGCGACGATCGAGTGCGCCATCTCGTGTGCGGCAAGCGAAACGAGGAAGACCGCGGCCGCTAGTGTCCCGACCGCCCAGTACTCGGCTGCGCTGCGGTCGCTGAACTCCGTGGGGAGGACGGACGTGGCGAGAATGCCGGCGATCAGGGCCAGCGTCACGAGCAGAGACCAGTGCAGATAGAGCCGAACTCCGAATACCCGGCCAGCCGGAATGGACCACTTCAGCATCCGGCCACCTCCGATCCGCGCAGTCCCTGTATTCGACCCCGTCAGCGGGCGGGTTCGGCAGGGTCGTTGGTCACGAGATCTGGCAGTGCGGCGTCGCGCTCGAGCCCGAACCAGAAGTGTTCACCGGCATCGAAGACGAGATTGCTCTTGCCGTTCATGACGCCGATCACCGTGTCGGCGTCCACCTTCTTGAAGTGGTCGAAGATCGGGAGCCCGTCGTAGACCATCGTGGCGGTCACCTCGCCGCGGAAGGCTACCTCCCATAGGCTCGCCTCGCCGTGCCCGGTCCCCACATCGGAAAACAGCTGACCAGATTTGCTGCGGCACAGCAGTGGTTGCACATCCGTCTCGCTCGTGAACGCCTTTCCGTACCAGCGGGCGCGGTCGAGGAGCGAGCCGGTCCGGTGTCCGGTGTCGAAAGCGAAACCGCGCCAACGATATCCGATGAGATCGGCGGGACGGCATGGTGCGAGCCGGTCCCACAGCGCGTCGAACTCGCGTGGGTCGATCCGGTCGCCCCGTGCCCGCAGCGCCGCGACCTCGTCGTACACAGTCATGCCGATCCTCCTGCGCCCGTTCCGAACGTGAGTACCGCCTAGATCACCTCGCTCGACCGTACCGCGGGAGCGCCCGCTGCGGTGGGTGAGGCGGACCGGTCGGTTCTACCGGTCGCGAACGCGCAGTCCGCGCGAAGATCACAATGCGAGCACACTTTCCGCGCACAGGTCACAACTCGGGAAAGCCGTGCTTCCAGCCATTGCGGGAGCCGCCGCCGCGCGTAGTATCAGTAGTGCGGATCGAGTGAGTAGTCGGTAACGGTGAAAGTCTCGTGAAACAGAGATCCGGCCGAGGATGTGAAAGCATCCCCGGCCGAACCCCTGTTCGGGGACATTCGCGTGAGCCTCGTCAGCGCACCCGCAACCGCTCGCGGCGTAGCTGCTCCACCTCGGGCAGATCCATCGGTGCCAACTCGTCCACTCCGAGGGTGCGCTTCAGTATCAGGTCCGCCAGTTCGGGGTTCCGGGCGAGCACGGGCCCATGCATGTAGGTGCCGATCACCGAACCCTGTGTGACGCCTTCGAAACCGTCGCCGACTCCGTTGCCCACGCCGTGGGTCACGCGGCCCACGGGTTTGGCATCGGCTCCGAGAGTTGTTCCGCCGCGGTGGTTCTCGAATCCGGACAGGGGAGCGGTGAGGCCGTCGATCAGCGGCGTCGTGATGACCTCGCCGATCGAGCGCGTCGCCTGCGGGGTAGTGGTGGCATCGAGCATCGAGACGCCCTCGACGCGCTCGCCGGCCGATGTCTCGTACCAGTGCCCGAGAACCTGGATCGCCGCGCAGATCGCCAGCACGGGCGCACCGCGCTCGGCCGCGCGTTGCAGCCCCGGGTAGGTGTTCAGGTGCCGGGTCGCGAGGCGCTGCGCGAAGTCCTCGGCGCCGCCCAGGGTGTAGACATCCAGCGAGTCCGGAACCGGATCGCTGAGTGTGATGTCGACGATCTCGGCGTCGTACCCGCGCATGCGCAGGCGCTGTCGCAGGATCAGGGCGTTGCCGCCGTCGCCGTACGTGCCCATGACGTCGGGCAGGACCAGGCCGATGCGGACCGTCGACTCAGACATCGCGGCTGTTCTCCTTCGCAATCGCGGTGTTGAGGTCACGGAACGCCGTGTAGTTGGCCAGCACCTCGACCCGACCGGGCGGGCACGACCCGATCGCCTTCAACGGGTCCGGCTCGAGCGTGTGCTCGACGCCCGCATACGTCAGGCGGACCGCCAGATCGGTACCGCGTTCGCCGGCGGCCACCACCTTCACGCCCTCGAAGTGCTCGAAGCGCACGTCCCACAGCCACGACAGGTCCTCGCCGTCGGGCACCTGGCCGTTGACGGCAATGACGAGGCCGTCGACACTGTGGTCGATCATCGACAGCGCCTCTTGCCAGCCGGCCGGGTTCTTCGCCAGCAGCATGTGCACGGAGTGCGCGCCCACCTGGACGGTGCTGTAGCGGCCGGCGACCTCCTCGACGATCGAGGCGGCGGCGACGGCGTCCTCCGCCCTCGTACCCATCGCGACGGCCGCGGCCACGGCCTGCGCGGCGTTGCCGCGGTTCGCCTTGCCAGGCAGGGTCAGCTTCATCGGCAGCACGAGCCCGTTCGGGCCGTACAGGTTGTCGTCGTCGAGCCACCAGTCCGGCGTCGGACGCGCGAAGTCGGAACCGGTGCTGCGCCAGTGCGGGCCGTCCCACACGATCGGCTCGCCGGTACGCGGGCAGCTGACGGAATCGCTGGCCCAGCCGCCGCCAGCGGCCACCCAGACCACGTTCTTGCAGTCGTAGGCGACCGAGGCGACCAGCACGTCGTCGCAGTTCGCGATCACGACTGCATCGGGGTGACGCTCGAGACCGGCGCGCAGCTTGCGCTCGATCATGTTGATCTCGCCGACGCGGTCGAGCTGGTCGCGGCTGAGGTTGAGCAGCACCACGACCTCGGGGTTCACGGCGTCGCACACGTGCGGGACGTGCAGTTCGTCGACCTCGAGCGCCGCCAGGGGAGCGTCGACGCGGGCGGTGAGTGCGGCGACGATGCCAGCATCCATATTGGCACCGTCGGCCTGCGTGGCGACCTCGTCCAGGGTCGCCAGCGCGGCGGCGGTCATACGGGTGGTGGTGGACTTACCGTTGGTGCCGGTGATCACCACACTGCGGCGTCCGCGGCCGAGCTGCTGCATGAGCGTCGGGTCGATCTTGAGCGCGATAAGGCCGCCGATCATCGAGCCCTTGCCGCGTCCGGCCTTCTGCGACGCCCATGCCGCTGCCGCCGCTGCGCGCAGTGCGAGGCGTCCGCGCAGGTTGATCCGAGTTCTAGTTCCCACGTGCCGAGTTTTCCACAGGCCGATCCCGGACGCCCTCCGGCGCCGAGGTTGCCGCTCCACAAACAGCGATGCCGCGCTCCCGATTGGGAGCGCGGCATCACGAAAACCCGAGCGGCCGGAGCCTGGTATGGGTCAGACGACTCAGCCGAGAGCCTTGGTCTTGAGCGCCTGGAACTCGGCCTCGGTGATGGTGCCCGAGTCGAGCAGCGCCTTCGCGTCGGCGATCTGCTCAGGTCCGGACTTACCCGCCACCTGACGGATGTAGGCGTCCTGCGACTCCTTCATATGCTGCGCCGCCGCGATGGAACGCTTCGTCATGTCGTCGCCCTTGACGATCAGATACACGAGGGCGGTGAGGAACGGAAGGATGATCAGGAAGACCACCCAGATGGCCTTGGCCCAGCCGGAACTCTTGTGATCGCGGAACAGGTCCGTGATGATCGAGAACAGGAGCATCAGGTACGCGATGAACGCGAAGCTGACGAGAATCACCCAGAGAAAATCCAAGAAAGAGTCCATGTCGGACGGCTCCATTCACGTGTTCGATCGAAAGTGCTCCTGACTTTCGCACACCCAGCGCCGCAACGGCGTCGTTCGACACGGGTGAGATCCAAGTCGCAACTATTCGGTTGAAGGGCGGGGGCTGAACCGCCAATCCGTACTCCGACACATCCGTTTGACACGCTTGCGTCGCCCAGTCGCGGTAGATCGAACGCCCAGTCCGATTCCCGCCAGCGCCGGGCGTTCCTGCCGAGCAAGGTGGACGGAGGCGATCGCCTGGCCGGTCGGCCCTTCCACCACACTTCTCGGAAAAGGACTGAGCATGTCTTCACGCTTCGAATCCAAGGTCTTGATCGTCACTGGCGGGTCGTCCGGCATCGGACTCGCGGTGGCGCGCCGTCTCGCCGCCGAAGGCGCCGCCGTGATCATCGGCAGTCGGCGCAAGGACGTCGGCGAGAAGGCTGCGGAGAGCTTGCGCTCCGCCGGTGGCACGGCGATCTTCGTCCCGGCGGACGTCTCGATCGAGGAGGATGCCGCGCTGTTGGTCACGACCGCGATCACCGAATTCGGACGTCTGGACGGCGCTTTCAACAATGCGGGTGGTGTGAACGCGTCCGGGCCGATCTCGACTGTCGACGCCGACACCTGGAACGCCGAATTGGCGCAGAACGTCACCAGCGTCTTCAACTGCCTCAAGCACCAGATCCCAGCCGTTCTCCAGACCGGCGGCGCGATCGTCAACAACGCCTCGAACATGGGCGTCGTCGCGCTGCCGGAGGCCGCTCCGTATGTGGCGGCCAAGCACGCCGTCGTCGGGTTGACGCGGTCCGTGGCACTCGAGGTCGCAGACCGCGGCGTGCGCGTCAACGCCATCACCACCGGGGGTGTCGACACGCCCCTGGCCCGCGGGTCGATGGCCACCACCGACGAGGCACTTGCCTACATCGAGTCCTTGCACCCGGTGAATCGCATAGCGCAACCAGAGGAGATCGCGCCGTTCGTGGCGTTCCTGCTGAGCGACGAGGCATCGTTCATCACCGGTGCTGCCCTCGCAATCGACGGTGGATTCACTACGCGCTGAGCAGCATTCGACGAACATGCCGACGGCCGGCCCCGAGGTGATCTTCGGGGTCGGCCGTCGGCTGCGGGATCAGATCTCGGTGGGTGTAGCGCATCGCGGCACGGGGACGTGGGCGGGGCGTGTCGCGGCCAGATGATGTACCCCATAGGTGCGCCACGGACGCCAGGCAGCGGTGTCCCAGCGCTCGGGTGCTTCCTGATCGACGATGTCACAGGTCGAGAGCACATCGGGATCGCCGAGGCCGCGCATCCGAATGTAGCGCGCCATCTCCGCCGTGACGCCGGGCAGACACGCGAGCGCCGCTTCGGTCGCGTTCCGGTCGGCACCTGGATCCAAGCGCACCGTGCCGTCCATGAGGGCCCGCGCGACCGCTCGTGTGGCCCGTCGGCGTTCGGCACACAACTCCGTCATCGGGGCGTCGGCCAGTTCGGCGGCCGACGGGAACACGTGAGTGATGGTGCCGCGGGGGACCGTCAGTGATGTGCCGTACCGCTGTACCAGCGACGTGGCTGCTGCGCGTCCCCCCGAGACCACCCGGATCGCCAGTTCGTGCGGGTCCGCGGTGCCCGGGGCCCGCAGTCCGGGGCGTGCGGCTACCAGTGGGGCCAGCGCCGGATCCCCGCTCAGGTGCTCGGCGACGGCGCGCGGATCGGCGTCGAGATCGAACATTCGACGCATCCGGTGTGTTGCGGTGGTGAGGTCGCGCAGATCCTCGAGGCACAGGTGGCACGCCATCCAAGAGTCGCCGAGCGCCTCGTCCACGTCGGCGACGCCGAGCCCGTGCGGCAGTCGCAGGGTGCGTCGGTAGTGACGGTTACCCCGCGCCCCGGTGATCTCCTCGACCCCGGTGACGGCACGCGCCTCGAGATAGTCGAAGACGGCGGCCGCATCGTACGGACCTCGGAACGGCAGGCGCAGGGCGATGCCGGGTGCGGTGCTCGCGGGGGCGATCGAACCGAATCGCGCCGTACTGCCCGGGGCTGCCGCCCGCAGCTCACTCGGGGTGACTGCGTATATGTCCCGGACCGTGTCGTTGAACTGTCGGACGCTGGAGAACCCTGCCGCGAATGCGATGTCGGTGATCGGCATGGCGGTGGTCTGCAGCAGGGTTCGCGCGGTGTGAGCCCGCTGGGCCCGGGCGAGCGCGATAGGGCCCGCGCCGAGTTCCGCCGACAACTGCCGCTGCACCTGCCGGGCGCTGTATCCCAGACGCTCGGCCAGGCCGGCGACGCCCTCCCGGTCGACGACCCCGTCCGCGATCAGCCGCATTGCCCGCCCGACGACGTCGGCGCGGGCGTTCCACTCCGCTGAACCGGGCACCGCGTCCGGGCGGCATCGACGACAGGCGCGGAACCCCGAACCCTGCGCTGCCGCGGCCGTCGCGTAGAAGCGGACGTTCCGGCGCTTGGGTGTGGTCGCCGGACAGCTTGGCCGGCAATAGATACCGGTAGTGGCGACGGCGAAGAAGAACTCTCCGTCGAAGCGTGCATCGCGGCTGCACACGGCCTCGTATTTGCTGTCGTCGCCGATCACATCTCCAGGATGCCGGGGGAAATGCGGGTCCCGCTGGCGGAAATCGGACGTAGCGTCCGGACACCTGCCGGTCTCAGCGCCCACTCCTCGCGCGCTCGGGAACTCCGCACCCGAAGAGAGAGGGCGCCAGACGGGATCTCGAAATGCCGAAGAGGCCGCACCCGGACGATGCGGCCCCTTCGTCGAGTCGGAACTCAGTGCGCCCGGTTGACCGCCGAGACGACGGCGCGCAGCGACGCGGTGGTGATGGAGGTGGCGATGCCGACGCCCCACACAACCTTGCTGGTGCCGTCGGGCAGGGTCACCGCGCACTCGACGTACGCGGCAGCCTGGGCGTCGTCGCCGGCGGACATCGCGTGCTCGGAGTAATCAAGTACCCGCACGTCCATGTCGATGGTGCCGAGCGCGTCGACGAACGCGGCCAGCGGGCCGTTGCCGGCGCCGGAGATCTCCTGCTCCTGGCCGTTCACCTTGACCACGGCGGTGATCGAGTCGGTGCCGCCGTCCTCTTCGGACGCTGTCACCTTCTGCCGCATGCGCTCGAGCGGGCGGACCGGGGCCAGGTACTCCTCGGAGAAGACGTCCCAGATCTCCTTCGGGGATACCTCGCCGCCCTCGCCGTCGGTGATCTTCTGGACGGCCTGTGAGAATTCGATCTGCAGGCGGCGCGGCAGCACCAGACCGTGGTCGGCCTTCATGATGTAGGCGACGCCACCCTTGCCGGACTGCGAGTTGACCCGGATGACGGCCTCGTACGTGCGTCCGACGTCCTTCGGGTCGATGGGCAGGTAGGGGACCTCCCACACGATGTCGTCGACATCGGCGTTCTGGTCGTCGGCCGCGACCTTCATCGCATCGAGACCCTTGTTGATCGCGTCCTGGTGGCTGCCCGAGAAGGCGGTGTAGACCAGGTCGCCGCCGTACGGGTGCCGCTCGTGGACCGGCAGCTGGTTGCAGTACTCGACCGTGCGGCGGATCTCGTCGATGTTCGAGAAGTCGATCTGCGGGTCGACGCCACGGGTGAACATGTTCAGGCCCAGCGTCACCAGGCAGACGTTGCCGGTGCGCTCACCGTTGCCGAACAGGCAGCCCTCGATGCGATCGGCGCCTGCCTGGTACCCCAGCTCGGCGGCCGCGACACCGGTGCCGCGGTCGTTGTGCGGGTGAAGAGACAGGATGATGCTCTCGCGGTTCGCCAGGTTGCGGTGCATCCACTCGATCGAGTCGGCGTACACGTTGGGCGTCGCCATCTCGACGGTGGCCGGCAGGTTGATGATGACCCGGTTGTCGGGGGTGGCGCCGAGGGTCTCGACGACCGCGTCGCACACCTCCTTGGCGTACGACAGCTCGGTGCCGGTGTACGACTCCGGCGAGTACTCCCAGCGCCAGTTGGTGTCCGGGTAGCTCTTCGACTCCTCCAGTACCAGCGTCGCGGCGTCGGTGGCGATCTTCTTGATCGCCTCCTTGTCGGCGCGGAACACGACGCGGCGCTGCAGGATCGATGTCGAGTTGTAGAAGTGGACGATCACGCTCTTCGCGCCCTGGCAGGCCTCGAAGGTGCGCTTGATCAGCTCGGGGCGAGACTGCGTCAGCACCTGGATGGTGACGTCGTCGGGGATCGCGTTGTCCTCGATGATCTCGCGGACGAAGTCGAAGTCCGTCTGGCTCGCGGACGGGAAGCCGACCTCGATCTCCTTGTAGCCCATCCGGACCAGCAGCTCGAACATGCGGCGCTTGCGGGCCGGGCTCATCGGGTCGATCAGGGCCTGGTTGCCGTCGCGC
Protein-coding sequences here:
- a CDS encoding IclR family transcriptional regulator; its protein translation is MENQHGKQQNSFARGLDVLISIAQHGQTTVAEIAEELGIPQSTVYRYIRSLRDRALIEESRGTYIPGWRLMDIAGHHLINTRLVTAGTERLRHLTDQTSETSVLAIRAGSQGICLRQVASPNPHRHEFRVNELLPLNAGAGQRILLAFAPRPILDIVLARMAPHTANTPSAEQLTQLIETTRRNGFTVSRGEFRTGAVAISVPVFAGGEIACSLTLAGPSERCSSDRWLRRSLSLLRDAADSLGDVLVE
- a CDS encoding MFS transporter, with the protein product MDPSPLASRRWGYLIPVVMVMYLLAYLDRGNVALILPFIGDDLHLSSSAKGMISGSFFIGYLVLQVPSVLMARRWGARPVVAVLLVAWSLAAIACGFVQNQEQLYAARFALGVFEGGVLPVIVLLLSRWFIDSERSRANTLFLTCIPLSAVLASPFTGWLLTITHWRTVFIIEGVIPLLWLIPWLLIVRERPVEARWLPIGESTQVQSKIDEEQRERASKSMVGNSSYREVLRSRTVWQLIAAYFLWFGGAYGVVLWLPTVIKNALPSSSALHIGLLSAVPYVAALAGMLIASRYTHSRGSVRLWIVAPLAAAGLATIAGQATSNVVIQLGLLCVVATGSYLSLGTYLAVPSLMFPDSFAGITVAAMTTFGSIGGFAGPFAVGWLSDVSGSTVVGFLVLGGSFVVAAVIAAVTIPRGLSTNPTPSRELGRVS
- a CDS encoding acyl carrier protein gives rise to the protein MHSGAQADKIREIVVEALGTVAPEVDSELLVPDQPLRDQVDLDSMDWLNFLVGLRAALGVDVPESDYPRLVTLDDLVSYLQDKQTR
- a CDS encoding site-2 protease family protein, which gives rise to MLKWSIPAGRVFGVRLYLHWSLLVTLALIAGILATSVLPTEFSDRSAAEYWAVGTLAAAVFLVSLAAHEMAHSIVAVRDGVPVERITLWLLGGMSELRGEPADPRSELRIALSGPLTSLTIGIAALLLATVLNSHVDPVVTASIAWLGTANVVLAVFNLLPGAPLDGGRVLHAALWRRSGDRLSAAAGSARSGRAIGLALIALGAVQAVFLGSGAGLWLMLLGWFLRTAANAELASASMRHQMGDLRVGDIMTTSPDVAEANDQVSTFLADVLPTMHHRTFPVVDRQGRPVGVLSLRDLSRASAADRAGTIGSLARPLPDSARVHRDDHLATVAASAMLRPGLDLLAVVDGEQIVGVVTSTDLVRVCERTALGLPFRRPPAEPE
- a CDS encoding DUF4334 domain-containing protein, yielding MTVYDEVAALRARGDRIDPREFDALWDRLAPCRPADLIGYRWRGFAFDTGHRTGSLLDRARWYGKAFTSETDVQPLLCRSKSGQLFSDVGTGHGEASLWEVAFRGEVTATMVYDGLPIFDHFKKVDADTVIGVMNGKSNLVFDAGEHFWFGLERDAALPDLVTNDPAEPAR
- a CDS encoding glutamine amidotransferase gives rise to the protein MSESTVRIGLVLPDVMGTYGDGGNALILRQRLRMRGYDAEIVDITLSDPVPDSLDVYTLGGAEDFAQRLATRHLNTYPGLQRAAERGAPVLAICAAIQVLGHWYETSAGERVEGVSMLDATTTPQATRSIGEVITTPLIDGLTAPLSGFENHRGGTTLGADAKPVGRVTHGVGNGVGDGFEGVTQGSVIGTYMHGPVLARNPELADLILKRTLGVDELAPMDLPEVEQLRRERLRVR
- a CDS encoding MurT ligase domain-containing protein, whose product is MGTRTRINLRGRLALRAAAAAAWASQKAGRGKGSMIGGLIALKIDPTLMQQLGRGRRSVVITGTNGKSTTTRMTAAALATLDEVATQADGANMDAGIVAALTARVDAPLAALEVDELHVPHVCDAVNPEVVVLLNLSRDQLDRVGEINMIERKLRAGLERHPDAVVIANCDDVLVASVAYDCKNVVWVAAGGGWASDSVSCPRTGEPIVWDGPHWRSTGSDFARPTPDWWLDDDNLYGPNGLVLPMKLTLPGKANRGNAAQAVAAAVAMGTRAEDAVAAASIVEEVAGRYSTVQVGAHSVHMLLAKNPAGWQEALSMIDHSVDGLVIAVNGQVPDGEDLSWLWDVRFEHFEGVKVVAAGERGTDLAVRLTYAGVEHTLEPDPLKAIGSCPPGRVEVLANYTAFRDLNTAIAKENSRDV
- a CDS encoding SHOCT domain-containing protein produces the protein MDSFLDFLWVILVSFAFIAYLMLLFSIITDLFRDHKSSGWAKAIWVVFLIILPFLTALVYLIVKGDDMTKRSIAAAQHMKESQDAYIRQVAGKSGPEQIADAKALLDSGTITEAEFQALKTKALG
- a CDS encoding glucose 1-dehydrogenase; translation: MSSRFESKVLIVTGGSSGIGLAVARRLAAEGAAVIIGSRRKDVGEKAAESLRSAGGTAIFVPADVSIEEDAALLVTTAITEFGRLDGAFNNAGGVNASGPISTVDADTWNAELAQNVTSVFNCLKHQIPAVLQTGGAIVNNASNMGVVALPEAAPYVAAKHAVVGLTRSVALEVADRGVRVNAITTGGVDTPLARGSMATTDEALAYIESLHPVNRIAQPEEIAPFVAFLLSDEASFITGAALAIDGGFTTR
- a CDS encoding DNA-3-methyladenine glycosylase 2 family protein, which encodes MIGDDSKYEAVCSRDARFDGEFFFAVATTGIYCRPSCPATTPKRRNVRFYATAAAAQGSGFRACRRCRPDAVPGSAEWNARADVVGRAMRLIADGVVDREGVAGLAERLGYSARQVQRQLSAELGAGPIALARAQRAHTARTLLQTTAMPITDIAFAAGFSSVRQFNDTVRDIYAVTPSELRAAAPGSTARFGSIAPASTAPGIALRLPFRGPYDAAAVFDYLEARAVTGVEEITGARGNRHYRRTLRLPHGLGVADVDEALGDSWMACHLCLEDLRDLTTATHRMRRMFDLDADPRAVAEHLSGDPALAPLVAARPGLRAPGTADPHELAIRVVSGGRAAATSLVQRYGTSLTVPRGTITHVFPSAAELADAPMTELCAERRRATRAVARALMDGTVRLDPGADRNATEAALACLPGVTAEMARYIRMRGLGDPDVLSTCDIVDQEAPERWDTAAWRPWRTYGVHHLAATRPAHVPVPRCATPTEI